A portion of the Bacillus thuringiensis genome contains these proteins:
- the guaA gene encoding glutamine-hydrolyzing GMP synthase yields MKKQHDTIIVLDFGSQYNQLIARRIREFGVYSELHPHTITAEEIKAMNPKGIIFSGGPNSVYGEGALHCDEKIFELGLPIFGICYGMQLMTQHFGGKVERANHREYGKAVLKVENESKLYANLPEEQVVWMSHGDLVTGLPEGFVVDATSESCPIAGMSNEAKNLYGVQFHPEVRHSEHGNDLIKNFVFGVCGCSEGWNMENFIEVELEKIRETVGDKKVLCALSGGVDSSVVAVLIHKAIGDQLTCIFVDHGLLRKGEAEGVMKTFSEGFHMNVIKVDAQERFMNKLKGVEDPEQKRKIIGNEFIYVFDDEASKLQGMDFLAQGTLYTDIVESGTATAQTIKSHHNVGGLPEDMQFKLIEPLNTLFKDEVRVLGSELGIPDEIVWRQPFPGPGLGIRVLGEITEEKLEIVRESDAILREEIIKAGLDREIWQYFTALPGMRSVGVMGDERTYDYTVGIRAVTSIDGMTADWARIPWDVLEKISVRIVNEVKHVNRIVYDVTSKPPATIEWE; encoded by the coding sequence TTGAAGAAGCAACACGATACAATTATCGTTTTAGATTTTGGAAGTCAATACAATCAGTTAATAGCACGTCGAATTCGTGAGTTCGGTGTATACAGTGAACTTCATCCACATACAATTACTGCAGAAGAAATTAAAGCAATGAATCCAAAAGGGATTATTTTCTCTGGTGGACCAAATAGCGTATACGGTGAAGGTGCATTACATTGTGATGAAAAAATCTTCGAACTAGGTTTACCGATCTTCGGTATCTGTTACGGTATGCAGCTTATGACACAACACTTCGGTGGTAAAGTAGAGCGTGCAAACCACCGTGAGTACGGAAAAGCTGTTCTTAAAGTAGAGAACGAATCAAAATTATATGCGAACCTTCCAGAAGAGCAAGTTGTATGGATGAGCCATGGCGACTTAGTAACTGGTTTACCTGAAGGATTCGTAGTAGACGCAACAAGTGAGTCTTGCCCAATTGCTGGTATGAGCAATGAAGCGAAAAACTTATACGGTGTACAATTCCACCCAGAAGTACGTCACTCTGAGCACGGTAACGATTTAATTAAAAACTTCGTATTCGGCGTATGTGGTTGTTCTGAAGGATGGAACATGGAGAACTTTATCGAAGTAGAATTAGAAAAGATTCGTGAAACTGTTGGAGACAAAAAAGTACTATGTGCACTTAGTGGCGGCGTAGACTCTTCTGTTGTAGCAGTATTAATTCATAAAGCAATCGGTGATCAGTTAACATGTATTTTCGTTGACCACGGCTTACTTCGTAAAGGTGAAGCAGAAGGCGTTATGAAAACATTTAGCGAAGGCTTCCATATGAACGTTATTAAAGTGGATGCACAAGAACGTTTCATGAACAAGTTAAAAGGTGTAGAAGATCCAGAACAAAAACGTAAAATCATCGGTAACGAATTCATTTACGTATTTGATGATGAAGCATCTAAATTACAAGGTATGGACTTCCTAGCACAAGGTACACTTTACACAGATATCGTTGAGAGTGGTACAGCAACTGCACAAACAATTAAATCTCACCATAACGTTGGTGGACTTCCAGAAGACATGCAGTTCAAATTAATTGAGCCTTTAAATACGTTATTTAAAGATGAAGTACGTGTATTAGGATCTGAACTAGGAATTCCTGATGAAATCGTATGGCGTCAACCATTCCCAGGTCCTGGTCTTGGTATTCGTGTATTAGGTGAAATCACAGAAGAGAAATTAGAAATCGTTCGTGAATCTGATGCGATTTTACGTGAAGAAATTATTAAAGCAGGATTAGACCGCGAAATCTGGCAATACTTCACGGCGCTTCCTGGTATGCGTAGCGTAGGTGTTATGGGTGACGAGCGTACTTACGATTACACAGTAGGTATCCGTGCAGTAACATCGATCGATGGTATGACAGCTGACTGGGCACGTATTCCTTGGGACGTACTAGAGAAAATCTCTGTTCGTATCGTAAACGAAGTAAAACACGTTAACCGTATCGTGTATGATGTAACGAGTAAGCCACCAGCAACTATTGAGTGGGAATAG
- a CDS encoding NCS2 family permease, which produces MKRYFQFDELGTNYKTEFIAGLTTFLSMAYVLFVNPATLSLGNVKGLPAGTGMDPGAVFVATALAAAIGSLIMGIFAKYPIALAPGMGINAFFAYTAVLTMGIPWQTAIAGTLMSGIIFIILTASGIREKIINAIPSELKFAVAAGIGLFIAFLGFQNAGIIVKNDAVLVGLGDLTKGTTLLAIFGVVTTIIFMIKKVNGAVFYGMILTAILGVATGLIDTPKAVVGAIPSLEPTFGVALTHFGDIFTVQMGIVIITFFFIDFFDTAGTLVAVANQAGLMKNNKLPRAGKALFADAIATVIGAILGTSTTTSYIESSAGVAAGGRSGFTAVVTAGFFLLALFFSPLLSVVTPAVTAPALIIVGILMVSSLGEIDWKKFEIAVPAFFTIISMPLTYSIATGIAIGFIFYPITMVVSGRRKEVHPIMYVMGVLFVLYFIYVRK; this is translated from the coding sequence ATGAAACGCTATTTTCAATTTGATGAGCTCGGTACGAATTATAAAACTGAGTTCATAGCAGGGTTAACAACATTTCTATCTATGGCTTACGTACTGTTTGTCAATCCTGCTACGCTGTCGCTTGGAAATGTTAAAGGGTTACCAGCAGGTACAGGGATGGATCCAGGTGCAGTATTCGTTGCTACGGCATTAGCGGCAGCGATCGGTTCGTTAATTATGGGTATTTTCGCAAAGTATCCAATTGCTTTAGCGCCAGGTATGGGAATTAACGCGTTCTTTGCTTATACAGCAGTGTTAACGATGGGTATTCCGTGGCAAACGGCCATTGCCGGAACATTAATGTCAGGTATTATCTTTATTATTCTTACTGCTTCAGGTATTCGTGAAAAAATCATTAATGCAATTCCATCGGAGTTAAAGTTTGCAGTAGCGGCAGGTATCGGATTGTTCATTGCCTTCCTTGGATTCCAAAATGCCGGAATTATCGTGAAAAATGATGCTGTTCTTGTTGGATTGGGGGATTTAACAAAGGGCACAACGTTACTAGCAATCTTCGGGGTTGTTACTACAATCATCTTCATGATTAAGAAAGTTAATGGTGCAGTGTTTTACGGTATGATTCTTACGGCAATCTTAGGAGTAGCGACAGGATTAATTGATACTCCAAAAGCTGTAGTGGGAGCAATACCGAGTCTAGAACCAACGTTCGGTGTGGCATTAACGCACTTTGGAGATATTTTCACTGTTCAAATGGGGATTGTTATTATAACGTTCTTCTTTATCGATTTCTTTGATACAGCAGGTACGCTTGTAGCGGTTGCGAATCAAGCTGGATTAATGAAGAACAATAAATTACCACGTGCAGGAAAAGCATTATTTGCAGATGCGATTGCGACTGTAATTGGTGCGATCTTGGGTACATCAACAACAACGTCTTACATTGAATCGTCTGCAGGGGTAGCAGCGGGAGGACGTTCTGGATTTACAGCAGTTGTAACAGCAGGATTCTTCTTACTGGCACTATTCTTCTCGCCATTACTAAGTGTTGTAACGCCAGCTGTAACGGCACCAGCTTTAATTATTGTAGGAATATTGATGGTTTCTTCCTTAGGGGAAATTGATTGGAAGAAATTCGAGATTGCAGTACCAGCATTCTTTACAATTATCTCTATGCCACTTACGTATAGTATCGCAACTGGGATTGCGATTGGATTTATCTTCTATCCAATTACAATGGTTGTGAGTGGTCGTCGTAAAGAGGTTCATCCGATTATGTATGTTATGGGAGTTTTATTCGTACTATATTTCATCTACGTTCGTAAATAA
- a CDS encoding response regulator transcription factor — MAHETILVVDDEKEIRNLITIYLKNEGYKVLQAGDGEEGLRLLEENEVHLVVLDIMMPKVDGIHMCMKVRESKEMPIIMLSAKTQDMDKILGLTTGADDYVTKPFNPLELIARIKSQLRRYMKMNGFAIQNEDELEIGEMKINISTHKVIVEGEEVKLTPREFSILELLARNPGMVFSAEQIYEKVWNERSFQSDNTVMVHIRKVREKIEENPRKPRYIKTVWGVGYKIEKDI, encoded by the coding sequence GTGGCACACGAAACAATACTTGTCGTAGATGATGAAAAAGAAATTCGGAATTTAATTACAATCTATTTAAAGAATGAAGGATATAAAGTATTACAAGCAGGGGACGGAGAAGAAGGGCTACGTTTACTGGAAGAAAATGAAGTGCATCTAGTCGTATTAGATATTATGATGCCGAAAGTAGATGGTATTCATATGTGTATGAAAGTAAGAGAATCGAAAGAGATGCCTATTATTATGCTTTCTGCGAAAACGCAAGATATGGATAAGATTTTAGGATTAACAACAGGAGCAGATGATTACGTAACGAAGCCCTTTAATCCATTAGAGTTAATTGCACGAATTAAATCTCAGTTACGCCGTTATATGAAAATGAATGGTTTTGCTATTCAAAATGAGGACGAGCTAGAAATTGGAGAGATGAAAATAAACATCTCGACCCATAAAGTTATTGTAGAGGGAGAAGAAGTGAAACTAACCCCGAGGGAATTTTCAATTTTAGAATTGCTAGCTAGAAATCCAGGTATGGTGTTTAGTGCGGAGCAAATTTATGAAAAGGTGTGGAACGAACGATCTTTCCAGTCTGATAATACTGTAATGGTGCATATTCGAAAAGTACGTGAAAAGATTGAGGAGAATCCAAGGAAGCCTAGATATATAAAAACAGTATGGGGAGTGGGGTATAAGATTGAAAAAGATATTTAA
- a CDS encoding sensor histidine kinase yields the protein MKKIFNPFTYVRKIRELIGKIIKSVKRSIRIQLITAFTACALLGLFVSTKIVAPIFEDASQHAEINYRDGMEQINRKAQSTAEMMVAENKLDAVQNMIELENENLEQGNDAFKILVTDENGKVLYKTKQAQEEQINLHNTIRNATSFAINYSNNNDIERSRKEFIAFSPITIEGKNLYMFVSGIPQGEVVYYKVEGPFPFLIGVLVFIFSFFYITKRKMKQIEAMAEGVKEIEKGNLAYRIEKKGEDEIASLTENINNMAEELMNNIEKERKLEKQKNELITNVSHDLRTPLTSIMGYLRLLRDSKYENKEQHDEYTRIAFAKSEQLKNLIEDLFEYTKLTNEQVILEKQEVCINELLEQLIEELVPQAEEHGLTFVKKFPEERTYAAIDSEKMVRVFDNLLMNAIKYSKDDGEIKVSLQRQRRNIQIVIANHSEEFTREELGSLFERFYKKDQSRSRVTEGSGLGLAIAKSIVELQGGSIRAEYEDGIIQFIVSLPIIEK from the coding sequence TTGAAAAAGATATTTAATCCGTTTACTTATGTTAGGAAAATTCGAGAATTAATTGGGAAGATAATAAAGAGCGTAAAACGGAGTATAAGGATTCAACTTATTACGGCGTTTACTGCTTGTGCGTTATTAGGTCTCTTTGTATCAACGAAGATAGTAGCACCTATTTTTGAAGATGCTAGCCAGCATGCTGAGATTAATTATAGAGATGGTATGGAGCAAATTAATCGTAAAGCTCAAAGTACAGCGGAAATGATGGTTGCTGAAAATAAATTAGATGCTGTACAAAATATGATAGAACTAGAAAATGAGAATTTAGAGCAAGGGAATGATGCCTTTAAAATATTAGTTACTGACGAAAATGGTAAAGTTTTGTATAAAACGAAGCAAGCGCAAGAAGAACAAATTAATTTGCATAATACAATTCGTAATGCGACTTCATTTGCTATCAATTATTCAAATAATAATGATATTGAAAGATCAAGAAAAGAGTTTATTGCATTCTCGCCTATTACAATTGAAGGTAAGAACTTATATATGTTTGTAAGCGGGATTCCTCAAGGGGAGGTAGTGTATTATAAAGTAGAAGGACCATTCCCATTTTTAATTGGTGTCCTTGTATTCATCTTCTCTTTCTTCTATATAACAAAGAGAAAGATGAAGCAGATTGAAGCAATGGCAGAAGGTGTAAAGGAAATAGAAAAAGGAAACTTAGCGTACCGCATTGAGAAGAAAGGTGAAGATGAGATTGCGTCTTTAACTGAGAATATTAATAATATGGCGGAAGAGCTTATGAATAATATAGAAAAGGAACGTAAATTAGAGAAGCAGAAGAATGAGCTTATTACGAATGTATCTCACGATTTACGTACACCGCTGACTTCTATTATGGGTTACTTGCGATTACTTAGAGATTCTAAATATGAAAATAAAGAACAACATGATGAGTATACGAGAATTGCTTTTGCAAAGTCGGAGCAGTTAAAGAATTTAATAGAAGATTTATTTGAGTATACGAAGTTAACAAATGAGCAAGTTATATTAGAAAAACAAGAGGTTTGTATAAATGAGTTACTCGAGCAATTAATAGAAGAGTTAGTGCCGCAGGCAGAAGAGCATGGGCTTACGTTTGTTAAGAAGTTTCCTGAGGAACGTACTTATGCAGCGATTGATTCGGAAAAGATGGTCCGTGTATTTGATAATCTATTAATGAACGCGATTAAGTATAGTAAAGATGATGGGGAGATAAAAGTTTCTCTTCAAAGGCAGCGCCGGAATATACAAATTGTAATTGCGAATCATAGTGAAGAGTTTACGAGAGAAGAGTTAGGGAGTTTGTTTGAACGTTTCTATAAGAAGGATCAATCTCGAAGTAGAGTAACAGAAGGTTCTGGACTTGGGCTTGCGATTGCGAAAAGTATTGTTGAGTTGCAAGGTGGCAGTATTCGAGCGGAATATGAGGATGGTATTATTCAGTTTATTGTCTCGTTACCAATTATAGAAAAATAA
- a CDS encoding alpha/beta hydrolase, which produces MKRIGIITIVVLVLLVIVYMLVGNYFYNYALNAKQEKEFLQDNPHLVETVNASGDVLATNEEKNANFVSKYKPNTLTIRSFDKLNLKGYEYMNESSSHKWAIVVHGYNGRASEMTKYIRNFYEQGYNVIAPDLRGHGNSEGDYVGMGWHDRKDVLIWIQQILKKDPNAEIALFGVSMGGATVMMTSGEDLPSNVKVIIEDCGYSTVIDEFTYQLKDLFHLPKFPVMNAANTVTKLRAGYDLEEASAVKQVAKSKTPMLFIHGDADTFVPFEMLDEVYNAAKVEKEKLIVPGAGHGEAEKVDSNKYWNTVWNFVGKYIPA; this is translated from the coding sequence ATGAAAAGGATAGGTATAATTACTATAGTAGTCTTAGTCCTTCTAGTAATCGTGTATATGTTAGTTGGGAATTATTTTTATAACTACGCGTTGAATGCGAAACAAGAAAAAGAATTTTTGCAAGATAATCCTCATTTAGTAGAAACGGTAAATGCATCGGGAGATGTATTGGCTACAAATGAAGAAAAGAATGCGAACTTCGTATCGAAGTATAAACCTAACACATTAACTATACGTTCTTTCGATAAATTGAATTTAAAAGGCTATGAATATATGAATGAATCATCTAGTCATAAATGGGCAATTGTGGTTCATGGATACAATGGTAGAGCATCAGAAATGACGAAATATATTCGTAACTTTTATGAACAAGGCTATAATGTCATAGCACCAGACCTTCGTGGGCACGGAAATAGTGAAGGGGATTATGTTGGTATGGGCTGGCATGATCGTAAAGATGTTTTGATTTGGATTCAACAAATCTTAAAGAAAGATCCTAATGCTGAAATAGCTCTATTTGGTGTTTCAATGGGTGGGGCAACTGTAATGATGACTTCAGGAGAAGATTTACCTTCTAATGTTAAAGTTATTATTGAAGATTGTGGATACTCAACCGTTATTGATGAATTTACTTATCAGCTAAAAGATTTATTCCACTTGCCGAAGTTTCCTGTTATGAATGCGGCAAATACAGTTACAAAATTAAGAGCTGGATATGATTTAGAAGAAGCTTCAGCTGTAAAACAAGTAGCGAAAAGTAAAACACCTATGCTATTCATTCATGGGGATGCTGATACATTCGTTCCTTTTGAAATGTTAGATGAGGTGTATAATGCTGCAAAGGTAGAAAAAGAGAAATTAATTGTTCCAGGTGCGGGACATGGCGAAGCGGAGAAAGTAGATTCAAATAAATATTGGAATACTGTATGGAATTTCGTAGGGAAGTACATTCCGGCATAA
- a CDS encoding DsbA family oxidoreductase, giving the protein MKIEVWSDFVCPFCYIGKRRLEMALEQFPHKEDVEVEFKSFELDPNTPVYSGTSINEVLASKYGISIEEAKRNNVQLGNHAASMGLSFNFEEMKPTNTFDAHRLAKFAKDQGKEKEITENLLFAYFTESRNLSDVDTLATIAEASGLDKQEALNVINDKNVYANDVRVDEAIAQQYQISGVPYFIINQKYAISGAQPLETFVGALQQVWEEENPAPKLQELSADGGSDLSCTDGSCSVPSKE; this is encoded by the coding sequence ATGAAAATTGAAGTTTGGTCTGATTTTGTATGCCCATTTTGCTATATTGGGAAACGTAGATTAGAGATGGCTTTAGAACAATTTCCACATAAGGAGGATGTTGAAGTTGAGTTTAAAAGTTTTGAGTTAGATCCGAATACTCCCGTTTACTCTGGAACAAGTATTAATGAAGTACTTGCATCGAAGTATGGGATTAGTATTGAAGAAGCTAAGCGTAATAATGTACAACTAGGAAATCATGCAGCTAGTATGGGTTTAAGTTTTAACTTTGAAGAGATGAAGCCGACGAACACTTTTGATGCACATCGTCTGGCGAAGTTTGCAAAGGATCAAGGGAAAGAAAAAGAGATTACGGAAAATCTACTTTTCGCATACTTCACTGAATCGAGAAATTTAAGTGATGTGGATACGCTCGCTACTATTGCTGAAGCTTCAGGTTTAGATAAGCAAGAAGCTTTAAATGTTATTAATGATAAAAATGTGTATGCAAACGATGTGAGGGTTGATGAAGCAATTGCACAGCAATATCAAATTTCGGGAGTACCTTATTTTATTATTAATCAAAAGTATGCTATTTCAGGTGCACAACCACTTGAAACTTTTGTTGGTGCACTCCAGCAAGTTTGGGAAGAAGAGAATCCTGCACCGAAGTTACAGGAACTTTCAGCAGATGGTGGAAGCGATCTTTCTTGTACTGATGGAAGTTGTTCAGTGCCATCAAAAGAATAA
- a CDS encoding PLP-dependent aminotransferase family protein, protein MLWIPIDRSLDISLIRQVYHQIRERILNGELQSGEKLPATRELSSELGVSRNVILEAYDQLFSEGFLVTRQGAGTFIAEGTYLEQRKKSTLIDSLSWCEETNKDSNIINFRSGIPALDLFPRKGWAKLSHTIWNETPPSTFGYDIPQGRPELRKVLSRYLLKTRGVFCHPEQLVVTSGATQALTLVSKLLLSSGDEVLIEDPITNDIQTIFKDSGAFLSPIPVDDNGMNTSLLPANKNPKFIFITPSHQFPLGGTLPIQRRVQLVNYSRKTNCYLIEDDYDSEFRYEGSPVSSLQGLDPERVIYIGSFSKILSPALRMGYLVLPSHLIEKCRRIKWFSDLHTPSLNQLILAKFIAEGYLERHIMKMKKIYKNRRDFLIQQLKSVFSNTINIFGYSTGLHLIVEFNQVQFTKELLEKIQQLGVKVYPVEAHAIEKGKHHNRIIIGYGHLTTEEIKEGVSRLQRAILRIYSC, encoded by the coding sequence ATGCTTTGGATACCTATTGATCGATCTTTAGATATAAGTTTAATTCGACAAGTTTATCACCAAATACGTGAACGAATATTAAACGGAGAGCTACAATCCGGTGAAAAACTACCAGCAACAAGGGAATTATCTTCTGAGTTAGGTGTGTCTAGGAATGTAATTTTAGAAGCTTATGATCAATTATTTTCCGAAGGCTTTTTGGTCACTCGGCAAGGAGCTGGGACATTCATTGCCGAAGGGACTTATTTAGAACAACGTAAAAAATCAACTCTAATTGATTCTTTATCTTGGTGCGAAGAAACAAACAAAGACAGTAATATCATTAATTTTCGTTCAGGAATACCAGCATTAGACTTATTTCCACGTAAAGGATGGGCAAAGTTGTCTCACACTATATGGAATGAAACACCTCCTTCTACGTTTGGATATGATATCCCCCAAGGGCGTCCCGAATTAAGAAAGGTTTTATCACGCTATTTACTAAAAACAAGAGGAGTTTTTTGTCATCCAGAACAATTGGTGGTTACTTCCGGTGCAACTCAAGCTTTAACACTTGTTTCTAAGTTACTTTTGTCATCAGGTGACGAAGTACTAATAGAAGATCCCATCACCAATGATATTCAAACAATTTTTAAAGATTCAGGAGCCTTTCTTTCCCCTATACCAGTTGATGATAATGGGATGAATACATCTTTGTTACCTGCAAATAAAAATCCAAAATTCATCTTCATTACTCCTTCTCATCAGTTCCCTTTAGGTGGAACGTTGCCAATTCAACGACGTGTTCAATTGGTTAACTACTCAAGAAAAACAAATTGTTACCTCATTGAAGATGATTATGATAGTGAGTTTCGATATGAAGGTTCACCTGTAAGTTCATTGCAGGGATTGGATCCCGAACGCGTTATATACATAGGTTCATTTAGTAAAATTTTATCACCGGCCCTTAGGATGGGATACTTAGTTCTTCCCTCACACCTTATTGAAAAATGTCGCAGGATAAAATGGTTTTCAGATTTACATACACCTTCTTTAAATCAGCTTATCCTTGCTAAATTTATTGCCGAAGGTTATTTGGAACGACATATTATGAAGATGAAAAAAATCTATAAAAATCGAAGAGACTTCCTTATCCAGCAATTAAAATCAGTATTCTCAAACACAATCAATATTTTCGGTTATTCTACAGGATTACATCTAATTGTTGAATTCAATCAAGTTCAATTCACAAAAGAATTACTTGAGAAAATCCAACAACTCGGAGTGAAAGTATATCCTGTGGAAGCCCACGCCATTGAAAAAGGAAAACATCACAATCGAATTATTATAGGGTATGGCCATTTAACAACTGAAGAAATAAAAGAGGGTGTGAGCAGGCTCCAGAGAGCAATACTTCGTATATATTCTTGTTAA
- a CDS encoding proline dehydrogenase family protein encodes MTKPELQVAQAFKSIARNEHIKAYVQQSTELYALLLQAAKRFVTGETRHEGIGTAKELITKGYHTSLEYIGENTLDIEECYKAKNEFLNLIGDMGALSMKQTVSLDLSHIGLSIDPEISYIHLMELAEKAKVHGTTLMISMEESSKAADILSIYKKVTEQYHNVGITIQAHLYRSNNDIQELLHYPGKIRVVKGAYQEVPDIAMPRSTDLNQQYLQIVEKLVENHHPVSIATHDEILIKEMEQRQYFSHPNVEIEMLYGIRPDMLRDLKNKGHNARVYLTYGKEWYLYLCHRIAEHPENLYYAVTDMIHSPLPERSREY; translated from the coding sequence ATGACTAAACCAGAATTACAAGTAGCTCAGGCATTTAAATCGATTGCACGAAATGAACATATAAAAGCATATGTACAACAATCCACTGAACTCTATGCGTTATTATTACAAGCTGCGAAACGCTTTGTCACCGGAGAAACGAGACATGAGGGAATTGGGACGGCAAAAGAACTAATTACAAAAGGTTATCATACTTCACTAGAATACATAGGGGAAAATACTCTAGATATAGAGGAATGCTATAAAGCAAAAAATGAGTTTTTGAATCTTATTGGGGACATGGGTGCTCTATCTATGAAACAAACAGTATCACTCGACTTATCTCATATTGGATTATCTATAGATCCAGAAATATCTTATATTCATTTAATGGAGTTGGCAGAGAAGGCGAAAGTACATGGAACTACCCTTATGATAAGTATGGAAGAATCATCTAAAGCAGCGGACATTCTTTCTATTTATAAAAAGGTAACTGAGCAATATCATAATGTAGGGATAACAATACAGGCACATTTATACCGCTCAAACAATGATATTCAAGAACTCCTTCATTATCCAGGAAAAATAAGAGTTGTAAAAGGTGCCTATCAAGAAGTTCCGGATATTGCTATGCCTAGATCAACTGATTTAAATCAACAGTATCTTCAAATTGTAGAAAAACTAGTTGAAAACCATCACCCTGTGTCTATAGCTACACATGATGAAATTCTTATTAAAGAGATGGAGCAACGTCAATATTTTAGTCATCCTAATGTAGAAATAGAAATGTTATATGGAATTCGTCCGGATATGTTAAGAGATTTGAAAAACAAAGGACATAACGCTAGAGTATATTTGACTTATGGGAAAGAGTGGTATTTGTATTTATGTCATCGGATAGCCGAACATCCAGAAAATCTATATTATGCAGTGACAGATATGATACATTCACCTTTACCAGAGCGGAGTAGGGAATATTGA